TCTATAATATGATATAATATAAGAAATAAAATTCAAACAGGAGTTGTTAAAATTGAAAAAACAATTATCAGAAATGTCTCTGGAAGAACTCTGGGAACTGTTCCCCATAATTTTAAAAGATTATAATCCTGAATATAAACAATGGTATGAAACTGAAAGCCAAAATATCCTAAACTCCACAGACGCCAAAAACATTATACGGATCAGCCATATTGGAAGTACCGCAGTAGAAAATTTGATTTCAAAACCCACAATAGACATACTACTGGAAATTGACGGCAGCAGCATTATTACACAGCTTATTAAAGATCTGAAAACAGCAGGCTGGACCCTTATGATGCATGAAAACAGTCCTGTTAAATGGGAGTTTTGCAAAGGTTATACCCCGGAAGGATTTGCTGAAAAAGTATTTCATCTTCATGTCAGATATGTTGGAAACTGGAACGAACTGTATTTCAGGGATTTTCTTATTAAATATCCTGATATTGCCAATGAATACGGGAAATTAAAACTGTCTTTACAAAAAGATTTTGAACATAACAGAGACGGCTATACAGCTGCAAAAACTGAATTTATCATAAAATATTCGCTTGCTGCAAAGCAGGAATTCCCTGATAGATACAAACCTGAATA
This region of Sebaldella sp. S0638 genomic DNA includes:
- a CDS encoding GrpB family protein, whose translation is MKKQLSEMSLEELWELFPIILKDYNPEYKQWYETESQNILNSTDAKNIIRISHIGSTAVENLISKPTIDILLEIDGSSIITQLIKDLKTAGWTLMMHENSPVKWEFCKGYTPEGFAEKVFHLHVRYVGNWNELYFRDFLIKYPDIANEYGKLKLSLQKDFEHNRDGYTAAKTEFIIKYSLAAKQEFPDRYKPE